The sequence TTTGCATTGTCTTTGCTCCTGTTTGTCATTGTTTACCACCACAAGGTATTCACTAAATGAATATCGGTTGCAGAAAAGGTAGCAAATGCTTATACGAAGTATTAGAGGGGGAAATGTGCATGGGTATATGAATTCAACTCATAAATTAAGTTAAACTCGAAAACCTCAGTGCTAACAAGCGGAAACCAAAATGTTAAAAGAGAATTTTAACGATTTAATTTCATTTCTAATGGTTGCCAGAGAACGTAGCTTTACCAAAGCCGCAGCAAAACTGGGGGTTTCCCAATCAGCCTTAAGCCACTCTATCCGGGGGCTAGAGGAGCGGCTTGAGCTTCGCTTACTGACCCGCACCACCCGCAGTGTGGCGCCGACTGAAGCCGGTGAAAGGCTGGCAAATAGCCTCGAACCACGTTTTGCAGAAATTGAGAGCGAGCTGGATGCGCTGAGTGAGATGCGGGCGCGCCCTGCGGGAAATATTAGAATCACCGCTGGCGAGCATGCTGTTGACTCTGTGCTCTGGCCGGTACTGAAATCTTTCCTCACCCAACATGCTGATATCAAAGTAGAAATTACCGTCGATAATACTTTGACTGATATTGTTGCAGGCCGTTTTGATGCGGGGATCAGACTGGGAGAACAGGTTGCAAAGGATATGGTCGCGGTACGGATTGGGCCAGATATGAGTATGGCCGTGGTCGGCTCGCCCTCATATCTGGCTAAATATGGCGTTCCTGCCACACCAGCCGACCTGCAAAATCATCGCTGTATCAATATGCGCCTGCCAACAATGGGCGGCCTGTATGCTTGGGAGTTTGAAAAAGCAGGGCGCGAGTTAAAAGTACGTGTTGACGGACAGTTAACTTTCAATAGTTTACGCCAACGCATTGATGCCGCAGTCATTGGCTTTGGCCTGACCATGGTTCCAGAAGATTCAGTGAAAGCGGAGATTGCCAGCGGCAACTTAATGAGAGTATTGGAAGAGTGGTGTGAGCCTTTCCCCGGTTACTACCTTTACTACCCCAGCCGCAAGCAGCATACCACCGCATTCTCTCTCTTTGTCGACGCCTTGCGTTATCAGCGCTAGCACAAACAAAAACCCCGCCGAAGCGGGGTTTTATGGAATGAATGGAATTGACCAGCCAAATTAAAGGCTGTTGTCACCACCTCGATGATTATTGCTCGATTAGGTGACTTCGGTATTAGATCCACGGTCTACGTTAATCATAAAGGCACTGAATTAATAAAACTGACGGACTATGCGGGTATCTGGAGAATTGCGCTTACACACACACTCGCAACCCATTGTAATACCAGCAAATTTGTAAAATTTATCGGTTCTTCCACAAAACCTCGATACAATCGACTTGTAGGCTTAGGCAATTTCTTATTGAAATTTCCTACAGAAGTCTGGGCGGCATCTCATTTCATATGTGTCTCATATAAAATATTATCTCCAGCCTTAGCTAGTTGAAAAGATACTGTTGCAAAAATCGGATGATAATAAGCCGAAGGTGCGTTTCGGCTAAAAGACTAGTCAGAAGCCCACTCGTACCGAAACGGACGATAAGTATATTTCTAAACAAAACGATAATACCGTCGGCACGAGTTACCTTATTATAAAAACCATTTTTGTTGAAACGAATAGGAAAGTACTGATCTCTAGGTTAAATATCTGAATAACGTGATTATATATGAACACTATAAACTGAAGGTAATTTACGTTATCAGCCTCTAAAGCCTTTTAGGAAAATAATATTTCTCTCCTGCTCGGCTATTTATATATATTTTCAGAGTGAGAATTAAATATAATGCTTACATTAAAATTAAATAACATCACGCTGTCATTATTATTAATCAGCCTAAGCTCATCGACTTTAGCCGGAACGTGGAATGGTTCAATCTCTGATAATTGGTTTGAGGGTAATAACTGGTTGCCAAATACGATACCAGACACCACCAATTCGCCGATAATTAATAATGGTTCGGTAAGTCTTAGTAATGGCACATCCATTATTACTCAGCTTCAACTGGCACCCGCCTTCAATAATAATGCTCAATTAACCATTTCAGATAATGGTCATCTAACGATGGTCGGTACTAATGTTATTGCTGTCGGTGGCGCAAGTGGAACTAATGGCAGTGGCAAAATAGTGGTGACTGGCGATAATGCATCATTAACTATGGCTAATACATCTCTTTATGTTGGACTATACGGCTACGGTGAGTTACAGATTATCGACGGCGGTAAAATGTATATGCAAAATGCCAGTCGAGGATTAGTTTTAGCTGACCATCTCAGCGCCACCGGTATTGCTGAAGTCGACGGTCAGGGCTCATTGATCGATATAGCGGGTAATCTTACCGTCGGCGGTGATGGCAAAGGCTATCTGAATATTACCAATGGTGGCACCGTAAATGCTCATAGTTCATATAATGATTACAGTTTACTGATTGGCGGATATAACGGTGATAACCGTGGCGGTGGAGTGGTGGTGGTCGACGGCATTGGCTCGACCTTGAATATTACTGGTGATGTTTATATTGGTAATACCGCATCAGGCAAAATGTCAGTGTCTAACGGCGCTAAAGTTAATGTACTGAGTACCGCATCTTCTTATCTGGCTGATCAGCAAAATGATGTGGAAAATAGTGTGCTAGTGACCGGGCAAGGTTCAGAATGGAATGCCGGTGAAAATTTATTTATTGGCCGGGGCAACGCTAGCGGAGCATTAACCATTAATGACGGTGGTAAAGTTTCTGTCGGTCAGGCGATTGGTGTGGGCTATGGAGATTATAATTCTAGTCTGGCAAGTACCGGCACAAACGTTATTAATATTGGTGGTACTGAAATCAGTGCGCCTCATGCCGCAGGTTTTCTTGATGCTCCGGCTATTCAGCTGTTCACCGCGGATAAAAGTATTCTTAACCTGAACCATACAGATAACACCGGCGACTATATATTGGCTGCGGTAATTGACGGTAATGGCACGATTAACCAGTTGGCAGGTACCACCACATTGACCAGTGATAGTCGTGACTTTGCCGGTAAAACTGAGATTTCTGGTGGTCGTCTGATTGTGAATAATGTATTAGGCGGCCAGGTTAATATTGCCGAGTTAGGTATGTTGGGTGGTGGCGGTATAATTAACGGCAATGTTGAAAATGCCGGATTAATCGCGCCGGGTATTTTATCGTCATCGAATGTCGCCCCCTCGACTCGCGTAGGTTCGGGATTCAGCACTTTAACCATTAATGGCGATTACACGAGTAACAACGGTAAGTTAATGCTCAACAGCCATCTGTACGATGATAACTCTCCTACCGATAAACTGGTGATTAACGGCAATACGAGCGGCAATACGCATGTATGGGTAGATAACCTCGGTGGCAGCGGTGCACAAACCCTAAACGGCATTGAACTTATCCAAGTGAACGGCTTGTCTGACGGCGAGTTTGTCAAAAGTGGCCGTATCGTGGCGGGGGCGTATGACTATTCTCTGGTTCGTGGTGTAGGGCAAAATGCCACTAACTGGTATCTGACCAGCTTGAGTAATTTGCCGGTTGACCCAGAGAATCCGGTTGATCCAGAAAATCCGGTCAATCCAGGTGAAGAAACCAAACGTCCTGAAGCGGGAAGTTACACGGCTAACCTCGCGGCAGCTAACACCATGTTTGTCACCCGTCTGCACGATCGTTTAGGGGAAACTCAATATATCGACGCACTGACCGGCGAGCAGAAAGTGACCAGCATGTGGTTGCGAAATGAAGGCGGACACAACCGCTCACGTGATACCAGCGGGCAGTTGAAGACCCAAAGTAACCGCTATGTCATGCAACTGGGCGGCGATATCGCGCAGTGGAGCAATAATGACCTGAATCGCCTACATTTAGGGGTTATGGCCGGTTACGGTAACAGCAAGAGCAATACGCGCTCGACATCTGGTTACCAGTCAGACGGTTCTGTTGATGGCTACACCGCCGGTGTGTACAGCACCTGGTATGCCAACGATGAAGACAAATCCGGATTGTATGTCGACGGTTGGGCGCAATACAGCTGGTTCAACAACACCGTGAAGGGCGAAGGTCTGGCGACGGAAGAGTACAAATCGAAAGGGATAACCGCTTCGGTCGAGAGTGGCTACACCTTCAAAATCGGTGAAAACAAAGCGAAGAACGAAAGCTACTTTATCCAGCCCAAAGCGCAGATAACCTGGATGGGAGTGAAGGCAGACGAGCACCGTGAAGCCAATGGCACTCAGGTGAGCGGTCAGGGCGACGGCAATATTCAGACCCGTCTGGGTGTGCGTTCTTATATGAAAGGTCACCACGAAAGTGATAATGGCAAGGATCGCGAGTTCCAGCCGTTTGTGGAAGCGAACTGGATCCACAATACCAAAGACTTCGGCACCAATATGAACGCGGTGGATGTAAAGCAGGCCGGCGCGAAAAATATCGGAGAGTTGAAACTGGGTGTTGAGGGGCAATTGAACAAGCAACTGAATGTCTGGGGCAATGTTGGCCAACAATTGGGCGACAAAGGCTACAGTGACACCGCCGTCATGTTAGGGGTGAAATACAACTTCTAATTCTGACTAAAAATCACAAATAAACAGACCGGGCAATTAAGCCCGGTTTTGTCTTTTTGCGCTTCAATAAAACAACCCGAGCTTCCCAGACGCTTCGCTAGCCTCAAATTTGGTTCTATGGGCTTCTCCATAGATTTCAGTTTGAACTTCTAGTGAATAATCATCAATGTCACTTGGCGTTAACTGTCTCAGCACAAGCTAAAGAGGACTTAAAAAAGCGGTTATCCGATAAACAGAAGTTGAGGTAGAAAATACCGTTGCGGCGAAGCGTATAAGGAAGAGTACAAAAGTTGGTGTATCCCATCATGTATCCCACTTAACGTGAAATGCAGACGGAACACACCAACTCATTGTTTTTAAAGAGGAGTGGAGTTGACCGGTAAGCCGGGTTCTGTCGTGGACAGTCATTCCTCTAGGCCAGCAATCGCTCACTGGCTCAAGCAGCCTACCCGGGTTCAGTACGGGCCGTACCATGTGAACCCCTATTTGGCCTTGCTCCGGGTGGAGTTTACCATGCCACGAACTGTTGCCAGCCGCGCGGTGCGCTCTTACCGCACCCTTTCACCCTTACCTGATCCCACTTACGCGGGCCATCGGCGGTTTGCTCTCTGTTGCACTTGTCGTAGGCTTGCGCCTCCCAGGCGTTACCTGGCACCCTGCCCTATGGAGCCCGGACTTTCCTCCCCTTCACCTGTCTCCCCCGAAAGGGACGGCAGCGAAGCGGCGACTGTCTAGTCAACTCCGCGGCGGATTATAATGGCATTATGATTGAATGTCATCTTCCTGTTGCACTTGAACATCATCTAGCTGTTCAAGTGCGTGCTTATAAAGCGCATTCTTCTTTACGCCATGAATTTCAGCAGCCAGAGCCGCCGCTTTTTTCAGTGGTAACTCTTTTTGCAACAACGCTAAAGTGCGCAAGGCCGCAGCAGGTATTGCATCATCGGCTTGTACTTTATGCCCTTCGACAATCAAGACCATTTCACCACGGCGGCGGGTTTCTACTTCCTGAACCCAAGCCAATAACTCGCCAACGGGCGCGCCGTGGATGGACTCCCACGTTTTGGTCAACTCTCTGGCCAGTACCACATAGCGTTGTGGGCCAAGTACGGTTACCATGTCCTGTAAACTTTCCAACAAGCGATGGGTTGATTCGTAGAAGATCAGTGTTCGAGGTTCCTCAATCAGCGCTTGCAGAGTATCCTTACGTCCTTTGGTTTTCGCTGGCAGGAAGCCTTCGTAGCAAAAACGATCTGAGGCAATACCGGCGGCTGAAAGTGCTGTAATCGCCGCACACGCACCCGGTAATGGCACGACGCGGATGCCAGCTTCACGGCAGCGGCGCACTAAATGGTAGCCCGGATCGTTGATAAGTGGCGTACCTGCATCTGAAACCAGCGCAATACTCTGGCCCTCTTGCAGTTTTGCCAGTAAATGATCGGCTTTTTGTTGTTCGTTATGGTCATGAAGTGCAAACAGGCGGGCGTTGATCGCGAAATGCTGTAACAGCAACCCTGTATGACGTGTATCTTCTGCCGCAATCAAATCAACGCTTTTCAGTACCTCTAACGCCCGGTGGGTAATATCCCCTAAATTACCGATTGGGGTAGGTACCACATAAAGTGTAGATGCAGAAATCACTGCTCGATCGTGTTGATTCATTGTTTCATCCGAATTACCGATTTAATATTGAGCATCTTGAAAAAAACATCACTGGATACAGTATGCTTTCCTCAACATTCGTTCGTTCCAAAGCAGGGTTTGTCCCTGTTGTCCTGGCTGCGTTGATACTGGCAGCTTGTTCAGGCAGAGCACCACAGACGCCACCGCCCGTCAATATACAGGACGAAGCAAGCGCTAACTCTGACTATTATCTGCAACAGTTGCAACAGAGCAGTGATGATAACAAGGCTGACTGGCAATTACTTGCCATTCGTGCCCTGTTACGCGAAGGGAAAGCCCCTCAGGCAGCAGAACAGCTTGGTACTTTGCCTGCTAATCTGAGTGACGCACAGCGCCAGGAACAGCAATTACTGACTGCAGAACTGTTGGTTGCCCAGAAAAACAATCCTGCGGCTGCCGACATTCTTGGCAAGCTGGATGCAACACAACTCTCAGCAAATCAACAAGTTCGCTTCTATCAAGCACAAATCGCTGCCAATCAGGGTAAAGCTACCTTGCCACTGGTGCGCGCATTCATTGCTCAAGAACCCCTGCTAAAAGACAAAGCGCATCAAGATAATATTGATGGCACCTGGCAAGCACTGGCGCAGCTCACACCACAAGAATTGAATAACATTGTGATTAACGCCGACGAAAACGTGCTGCAAGGCTGGCTGGATTTACTGCATGTTTATCAGGATAACAAGCAAGATCCTGACATGCTGAAAGCTGCTATTAAAGATTGGCAAAACCGTTACCCACAAAATCCGGCGGCGAAAAATCTGCCAGCGGCATTAACGCAAATCAGTAATTTCAGCCAGGCTTCTACGGCGAAAATTGCGTTGTTACTGCCATTAAGTGGCCCGGCACAAGTCTTTGCCGATGCTATCCAACAAGGTTTTACTGCCGCCCAGAATGGCTTGCCAGTCAACGCCCCTGCGCCTGTAACACCAGATGCAACAGCGGCAAGTACGCCAACAGATGTTGCCACTGCGGCTCCTGTTGCGGATGTCGCCACACCAGCGCCAGTAGCAGCCCCGGTTGCCACCAGCAATGCCCAAGTAAAAATCTACGACACCACCACTCAGCCGGTTGCTGCCCTATTGGCACAAGCCCAGCAAGATGGCGCCACACTAGTGGTGGGGCCGTTGCTGAAACCGGAAGTTGAGCAACTGAGTGCGACACCGAGCACACTTAATATTCTGGCGTTGAATCAGCCAGAAGTCAGCACCAACAGCCCGAATATCTGTTACTTTGCCCTGTCTCCAGAAGATGAAGCCCGCGATGCTGCGCATCATTTATGGAGTCAGGAAAAGAGAATGCCGCTGTTACTGACCCCTCGTGGTGCCTTTGGTGATCGCGTCGCCAAAGCTTTTGCAGAAGAGTGGCAGAAACAAGGCGGACAGACGGTATTACAGCAAAACTTCGGCTCCACGGCTGAACTGAAACAAGCTATTAACAGTGGCGCAGGCATCCGCCTAACTGGCCAGCCGGTTAGTGTTTCAAGCGCACCGGCTGCGGCACCCGCATCTGTGACTATTGCTGGCCTGACTATCCCTGCGCCGCCAGTTGATGCACCGGTCGTCTCAACATCTGCCGGTGGTAACATTGATGCGGTGTATATCATTGCAACCCCTGCTGAGCTGACACTGATTAAGCCAATGATTGATATGGCGACCAGTACTCGCAGCAAACCTGCGCTGTTTGCCAGCTCACGCAGCTATCAGGCAGGTGCAGGACCGGACTACCGCCTGGAGATGGAAGGCATTCAGTTTAGTGATATCCCATTAATGGCAGGCTCGAACCCTGCATTAATGCAACAAGCAGCGGCTAAATATTCCAACGATTATTCGCTGGTGCGTTTATACGCCATGGGTATTGATGCATGGACATTATCGAATCATTTTGCTGAAATGCGCCAAATTCCAGGTTTCCAGGTCAGCGGCACCACCGGTGATTTAACAGCATCAGCCGATTGTGTTATCACCCGTAAATTACCTTGGCTGCAATACCGCCAAGGCATGGTAGTACCGGCGGCGTAAAATGATTCGGGTGACGCCCCTGCAACTTCAAGGATGAAGGAAATATGAACCAAAGGGATACTGGCAAACACTACGAAAACCAAGCCCGCGTCTATCTCGAACGGGCTGGTTTAGTGTTTAAGGCGGCAAATGTCACCTATCAAAGCGGTGAAATTGACCTTATCATGCGCGACGGAGCAACTTGGGTATTTGTTGAAGTTCGCTTTCGTCGCAATGCCCTATTCGGTGGCGCTGCTGCCAGCGTCACTTACAGCAAAC comes from Yersinia canariae and encodes:
- a CDS encoding LysR family transcriptional regulator — its product is MLKENFNDLISFLMVARERSFTKAAAKLGVSQSALSHSIRGLEERLELRLLTRTTRSVAPTEAGERLANSLEPRFAEIESELDALSEMRARPAGNIRITAGEHAVDSVLWPVLKSFLTQHADIKVEITVDNTLTDIVAGRFDAGIRLGEQVAKDMVAVRIGPDMSMAVVGSPSYLAKYGVPATPADLQNHRCINMRLPTMGGLYAWEFEKAGRELKVRVDGQLTFNSLRQRIDAAVIGFGLTMVPEDSVKAEIASGNLMRVLEEWCEPFPGYYLYYPSRKQHTTAFSLFVDALRYQR
- a CDS encoding autotransporter outer membrane beta-barrel domain-containing protein; the protein is MLTLKLNNITLSLLLISLSSSTLAGTWNGSISDNWFEGNNWLPNTIPDTTNSPIINNGSVSLSNGTSIITQLQLAPAFNNNAQLTISDNGHLTMVGTNVIAVGGASGTNGSGKIVVTGDNASLTMANTSLYVGLYGYGELQIIDGGKMYMQNASRGLVLADHLSATGIAEVDGQGSLIDIAGNLTVGGDGKGYLNITNGGTVNAHSSYNDYSLLIGGYNGDNRGGGVVVVDGIGSTLNITGDVYIGNTASGKMSVSNGAKVNVLSTASSYLADQQNDVENSVLVTGQGSEWNAGENLFIGRGNASGALTINDGGKVSVGQAIGVGYGDYNSSLASTGTNVINIGGTEISAPHAAGFLDAPAIQLFTADKSILNLNHTDNTGDYILAAVIDGNGTINQLAGTTTLTSDSRDFAGKTEISGGRLIVNNVLGGQVNIAELGMLGGGGIINGNVENAGLIAPGILSSSNVAPSTRVGSGFSTLTINGDYTSNNGKLMLNSHLYDDNSPTDKLVINGNTSGNTHVWVDNLGGSGAQTLNGIELIQVNGLSDGEFVKSGRIVAGAYDYSLVRGVGQNATNWYLTSLSNLPVDPENPVDPENPVNPGEETKRPEAGSYTANLAAANTMFVTRLHDRLGETQYIDALTGEQKVTSMWLRNEGGHNRSRDTSGQLKTQSNRYVMQLGGDIAQWSNNDLNRLHLGVMAGYGNSKSNTRSTSGYQSDGSVDGYTAGVYSTWYANDEDKSGLYVDGWAQYSWFNNTVKGEGLATEEYKSKGITASVESGYTFKIGENKAKNESYFIQPKAQITWMGVKADEHREANGTQVSGQGDGNIQTRLGVRSYMKGHHESDNGKDREFQPFVEANWIHNTKDFGTNMNAVDVKQAGAKNIGELKLGVEGQLNKQLNVWGNVGQQLGDKGYSDTAVMLGVKYNF
- the rsmI gene encoding 16S rRNA (cytidine(1402)-2'-O)-methyltransferase; the protein is MNQHDRAVISASTLYVVPTPIGNLGDITHRALEVLKSVDLIAAEDTRHTGLLLQHFAINARLFALHDHNEQQKADHLLAKLQEGQSIALVSDAGTPLINDPGYHLVRRCREAGIRVVPLPGACAAITALSAAGIASDRFCYEGFLPAKTKGRKDTLQALIEEPRTLIFYESTHRLLESLQDMVTVLGPQRYVVLARELTKTWESIHGAPVGELLAWVQEVETRRRGEMVLIVEGHKVQADDAIPAAALRTLALLQKELPLKKAAALAAEIHGVKKNALYKHALEQLDDVQVQQEDDIQS
- a CDS encoding penicillin-binding protein activator, coding for MLSSTFVRSKAGFVPVVLAALILAACSGRAPQTPPPVNIQDEASANSDYYLQQLQQSSDDNKADWQLLAIRALLREGKAPQAAEQLGTLPANLSDAQRQEQQLLTAELLVAQKNNPAAADILGKLDATQLSANQQVRFYQAQIAANQGKATLPLVRAFIAQEPLLKDKAHQDNIDGTWQALAQLTPQELNNIVINADENVLQGWLDLLHVYQDNKQDPDMLKAAIKDWQNRYPQNPAAKNLPAALTQISNFSQASTAKIALLLPLSGPAQVFADAIQQGFTAAQNGLPVNAPAPVTPDATAASTPTDVATAAPVADVATPAPVAAPVATSNAQVKIYDTTTQPVAALLAQAQQDGATLVVGPLLKPEVEQLSATPSTLNILALNQPEVSTNSPNICYFALSPEDEARDAAHHLWSQEKRMPLLLTPRGAFGDRVAKAFAEEWQKQGGQTVLQQNFGSTAELKQAINSGAGIRLTGQPVSVSSAPAAAPASVTIAGLTIPAPPVDAPVVSTSAGGNIDAVYIIATPAELTLIKPMIDMATSTRSKPALFASSRSYQAGAGPDYRLEMEGIQFSDIPLMAGSNPALMQQAAAKYSNDYSLVRLYAMGIDAWTLSNHFAEMRQIPGFQVSGTTGDLTASADCVITRKLPWLQYRQGMVVPAA
- a CDS encoding YraN family protein, which produces MNQRDTGKHYENQARVYLERAGLVFKAANVTYQSGEIDLIMRDGATWVFVEVRFRRNALFGGAAASVTYSKQQRLLRAAAIWLAQRGACFATTPCRFDVFAITGSQLEWLPNAFNTD